The following proteins come from a genomic window of Nicotiana tomentosiformis chromosome 12, ASM39032v3, whole genome shotgun sequence:
- the LOC138903280 gene encoding uncharacterized protein: MSRGKSHSEITSQTSHTLPSPEEIRGAPAPTPAPVPPAPHLDAPGQKMRDAIQLLTRLVATQARRQEVGIGHADRAISARVRDFINLDPQIFTGADPNEDPQSWELSRGEDALLAVWQDFTEAFLSHYFPPELRRSRVDRFLTLRQGNMSVQEYNLWFDSLARYAPTIIAKMEDRVHRFVMGLEPHSLNDCMLVSFHPAIEISCIQAYDQGVEECKQKQRADREHDRGQSKRARSSGPFGEFRGGHRQQYPRYPAQLSASAPPQFSGRRFDRSTYLGPSQSSRASRSQYKGESSQMRPPLPRCAQYGKHHVRQCLVGLGVCYTCGYLNHVMRDCPTRGGTSIVQPVGSIAGSSSSVRPLGQGSQAPVGRGRGRSGESRSSDPHNRIYALVSQQDQESSPDVVTGILSISSYDVYVLIDPDSTLSYVTLLVASKFGIEPELIKPFEVSTPVGDPVIARRVYRDCIVGVLSRSTVADLIEIDMI, translated from the exons atgTCTCGGGGAAAGTCGCATAGTGAGATtacatctcagacttcacataccctgccctctccagaggagatccgaggggcaccagctccaacaCCCGCTCCAGTACCCCCAGCTCCTCATCTAGATGCACCGGGTCAGaagatgagagatgctattcagttattgactcgattagtggccACACAAGCTCGACGTCAGGAGgttggtattggtcatgcagatagggccattagtgcgagggttcgtgatttcattaatttggaccctcagatattcactggagcagatccaaatgaggaccctcag tcttgggagttgtccagaggtgaggatgccctttTAGCAGTATGGCAGgattttacagaggcttttcttagTCATTATtttccaccagagcttagacggtccagagttgataggttcttgacccttcgacagggtaatatgagtgttcaggAGTACAACCTTTGGTTTGATTCTTTGgcaaggtatgctcccactattatagctaagatggaggatcgggttcaccggttcgtaatggggttggagccgcactCGCTCAATGACTGTATGTTGGTCTCATTTCATCCAGCCATTGAAATTTCTTGTATTCAGGCATATGatcagggtgtagaggagtgtaagcagaagcagagggccgatcgtgagcatgataggggccagagtaagagagcgagatcttcaggtccttttggtgagtttcgaggtggtcacaGACAgcagtacccgaggtatccagctcAGCTATCAGCcagtgcaccccctcagttttccggtaggagatttgatcgttccacatatttagGGCCCAGTCAAAGTTCTAGGGCCTCTCGTTCTCAGTATAAGGGTGaatcaagtcagatgaggccacccttgccacgatgtgctcagtatGGTAAGCATCATGTCAGGCAGTGCCTCgtagggttgggtgtttgttatacttgtggttatctaaaccacgttatgagagattgtccgactaGAGGTGGTACAAGTATAGTTCAGCCAGTGGGATCTAtagctggttcgtcatcatcagtacgcccccttGGGCAAGGATCACAGGCACCAgttggtcgtggtagaggtagaagTGGAGAATCTAGATCGAGCGATCCTCAtaaccgcatttatgcattagtGAGTCAACAGGATCaggagtcgtcacctgatgttgttacaggtatactATCAATctcttcatatgatgtatatgtatTGATTGATCCagattccaccttatcgtatgtcactctgttggttgctagcaagtttgggatagaacctgagttgattaaaccttttgaggtgtctacacctgttggggatccagtgatagctagacgggtatatagagattgtatagtaggAGTTCTTAGTCGTTCTACAGTAGCGGACCTGATTGAGATAGATATGATATAA